A genomic region of Bactrocera dorsalis isolate Fly_Bdor chromosome 3, ASM2337382v1, whole genome shotgun sequence contains the following coding sequences:
- the LOC105225778 gene encoding uncharacterized protein LOC105225778 isoform X1, whose protein sequence is MRLLSLQHRFLKSINTIKNSSFVGHNLCNHFHNNKSVIKKRDVFIKKDNVPSEYELIYRAPMGIYITVAKNISTITATIISSATIYTLTNEYKLSTPSFESMGLVSHPDDLWYFSFGFIAVTIAIRLFIARYPLRIYGANDKYIAVYEPQVPFQVSKHKFNKGDVEEVISRFNPWNNCTYRLGNRTSLLLNRYFRTPSDYNQMLGYN, encoded by the exons ATGCGTTTACTATCGTTGCAGCACagatttttaaaatcaataaataccATTAAGAATAG TAGTTTTGTTGGACACAATCTCTGCAATCACTTTCATAATAACAAATCAGTTATTAAAAAACGagatgtttttataaaaaaagacaaTGTGCCTTCAGAGTATGAACTGATATACCGGGCACCAATGGGAATATATATTACAGTTGCAAAGAATATAtctacaataacagcaacaataatttcTTCTGCAACTATCTATACTTTAACGAATGAGTATAAACTTTCTACACCCAGTTTTGAATCTATGGGGTTAGTGTCACATCCAGATGACCTTTGGTATTTTTCTTTTGGCTTTATTGCTGTGACAATTGCAATACGGCTTTTTATTGCCAGATATCCCTTACGCATTTATGGTGCGAATGACAA ATATATTGCAGTGTATGAACCCCAAGTACCTTTCCAAGTATCTAAACATAAGTTCAACAAAGGAGATGTGGAAGAAGTTATAAGTAGGTTTAACCCATGGAACAATTGCACATATCGCTTGGGAAACAGAACATCTTTACTATTAAATCGGTATTTTAGAACTCCATCAGATTACAATCAAATGCTAGGATATAATTAA
- the LOC105225768 gene encoding mediator of RNA polymerase II transcription subunit 16: MAIIFKVQSDSIQSVNKSVISSISSKNIVAYSVSDELDAGSHIYVCDVISPWQIYSVTNTKNLIKVLEWNSSGELLLAGYNNGLVEIWSTDKVLNIWYQVYKVNFHGEDIIAANFFHNGKSIFFHSQKKDLPTYADKFERLEYRPTLEHFGSAPAEGVVVITSSGLVGAFITPLKKLNETNNHTIELKGVTQSIGLSRFYVSLCSMSHCSSGKLNVALTYSCRPKIVYCFKVALNMDNDNLFLKCEALPSIFFNAVNYKQISHMGWISSNKEDVLYIGYNTIEGSLLEQWHLSKKHQAVHKLLQKNKGDFVQSETWENIAKVPFGMGIANVCSSKLLTQTTQIFVILKDNTIQIVEPGLKKVALVISDRLMTEDRYSLCKFVSADITHMNQLLVLFDNYGQMYAMQVTNPIADKNYKLNTLSLQTSLLEYCIITGVDASDILMLNLSNLEILIEKLTENFTKQSTIIRHFYYSNFLCMKSNMCRIQSRQQDFDNLIILHTISITFKSLLRPADLSCQDKGPGDNLAMILQDPSTDIDKVLFSLDGKDFAVEPITLQSLQQLIQWVSDLALNILKKLPNEVIKAKMSKKQGYDISRDSVAISSIRELLVMTRIWGLLNPQCLPTYTKSVENIDVLATLFRLLTRLAQNTAEPDDFLLDECSLLSTQVLIPQKQFNNPATLLNNHLSLYKSYPFIFVASTEPSWLKDVSYEEVVFINDMKDGVSNLHLGAKVNALRHCIRCGLINSLQNVSKTSAMKAWCQRWLYCHCGGYWKKM; the protein is encoded by the coding sequence ATGGCAATTATCTTCAAGGTTCAAAGTGATTCTATCCAAAGTGTTAATAAGAGTGTAATCAGCAGTATTTCGTCTAAAAATATAGTTGCGTATAGTGTGAGTGATGAATTAGATGCCGGCAGTCACATCTATGTGTGCGATGTCATATCACCCTGGCAAATATATAGTGTGACTAATACGAAGAACCTTATAAAAGTCCTGGAATGGAATAGCAGTGGAGAACTTTTACTGGCAGGTTATAACAATGGACTTGTTGAAATATGGTCTACAGATAAGGTCCTTAATATCTGGTATCAAgtatataaagtaaattttcaTGGCGAGGACATAATAGCCGCAAATTTCTTTCACAACGGAAAGAGTATATTTTTTCACTCTCAAAAGAAAGACTTACCAACATATGCTGACAAGTTTGAACGTTTGGAGTATCGTCCGACGTTGGAACATTTTGGAAGTGCCCCAGCTGAAGGCGTTGTCGTTATTACCTCGTCGGGATTAGTAGGTGCTTTTATAActccacttaaaaaattaaatgaaacaaataaCCATACCATCGAACTGAAAGGCGTTACTCAAAGTATAGGTCTTTCTCGCTTTTACGTATCGTTGTGCAGCATGTCTCATTGTTCTAGTGGTAAGCTTAATGTTGCCCTAACATACAGTTGTAGACCCAAAATTGTTTACTGTTTTAAAGTGGCTTTAAATATGGATAATGACAATTTGTTTCTAAAATGTGAAGCTCTTCCTAGTATATTCTTTAATGCTGTTAATTACAAGCAAATCTCACACATGGGTTGGATTTCTTCAAATAAGGAAGACGTTCTATATATCGGATACAATACTATAGAGGGGAGTTTGCTCGAGCAATGGCATTTAAGCAAGAAACATCAAGCCGTTCATAAATTACTCCAGAAAAATAAAGGAGATTTCGTTCAGAGTGAAACGTGGGAAAACATTGCTAAGGTTCCTTTCGGAATGGGTATTGCAAATGTATGCAGTTCCAAACTTTTAACACAGACtacacaaatatttgtaattttaaaagataataCCATACAAATTGTTGAACCTGGTTTAAAGAAAGTGGCTTTGGTTATATCGGACCGATTAATGACTGAAGATCGGTATAGTCTCTGCAAATTTGTGTCAGCAGACATAACACATATGAATCAATTACTTGTTCTCTTCGATAATTATGGTCAAATGTACGCAATGCAAGTAACAAATCCGATAGCagacaaaaattacaaattgaaCACATTATCTTTACAAACATCGCTGTTGGAGTATTGTATAATAACTGGCGTGGATGCAAGTGATATACTTATGTTAAATTTAAGTAACTTGGAAATACTTATTGAAAAGCTAACAGAAAATTTTACGAAACAATCTACAATAATACGTCATTTCTACTATTCTAATTTCTTGTGTATGAAGAGCAATATGTGTAGAATTCAATCACGACAACAagattttgataatttaataattttgcataCCATATCCATAACTTTCAAAAGTTTACTACGCCCGGCAGATCTAAGTTGCCAGGATAAGGGCCCTGGGGATAATTTAGCCATGATACTGCAGGATCCTTCTACAGATATAGATAAAGTATTATTCAGTTTAGATGGCAAAGATTTCGCTGTTGAGCCTATAACATTACAAAGTTTACAGCAACTCATACAATGGGTATCTGATTTGGCATTAAATATTCTGAAAAAGCTTCCGAATGAAGTTATTAAAGCGAAGATGAGTAAAAAACAAGGGTATGACATAAGCAGAGACAGCGTAGCTATTAGTAGCATAAGAGAGCTTTTGGTAATGACGCGAATATGGGGTCTCTTAAATCCACAATGCTTACCCACATATACAAAGTCGGTCGAAAACATTGATGTTTTAGCTACCTTATTTAGACTTCTAACCCGTTTGGCACAAAATACTGCAGAACCTGATGACTTTTTATTAGATGAATGTAGTCTTTTATCTACTCAAGTCCTCATTCCTCAAAAACAGTTTAATAATCCAGCTACATTATTAAATAATCATTTATCACTTTATAAATCATATCCATTTATATTTGTGGCATCGACGGAGCCAAGTTGGTTGAAGGATGTCAGTTATGAAGAAGTTGTATTTATTAACGATATGAAAGATGGTGTCAGTAATTTGCACTTAGGAGCAAAAGTAAATGCACTTAGACATTGCATAAGATGTGGATTGATAAATAGTTTACAAAATGTATCTAAAACATCTGCTATGAAAGCGTGGTGTCAAAGGTGGCTATACTGCCATTGTGGGGgttattggaaaaaaatgtaa
- the LOC105225778 gene encoding uncharacterized protein LOC105225778 isoform X2: MRLLSLQHRFLKSINTIKNSFVGHNLCNHFHNNKSVIKKRDVFIKKDNVPSEYELIYRAPMGIYITVAKNISTITATIISSATIYTLTNEYKLSTPSFESMGLVSHPDDLWYFSFGFIAVTIAIRLFIARYPLRIYGANDKYIAVYEPQVPFQVSKHKFNKGDVEEVISRFNPWNNCTYRLGNRTSLLLNRYFRTPSDYNQMLGYN, from the exons ATGCGTTTACTATCGTTGCAGCACagatttttaaaatcaataaataccATTAAGAATAG TTTTGTTGGACACAATCTCTGCAATCACTTTCATAATAACAAATCAGTTATTAAAAAACGagatgtttttataaaaaaagacaaTGTGCCTTCAGAGTATGAACTGATATACCGGGCACCAATGGGAATATATATTACAGTTGCAAAGAATATAtctacaataacagcaacaataatttcTTCTGCAACTATCTATACTTTAACGAATGAGTATAAACTTTCTACACCCAGTTTTGAATCTATGGGGTTAGTGTCACATCCAGATGACCTTTGGTATTTTTCTTTTGGCTTTATTGCTGTGACAATTGCAATACGGCTTTTTATTGCCAGATATCCCTTACGCATTTATGGTGCGAATGACAA ATATATTGCAGTGTATGAACCCCAAGTACCTTTCCAAGTATCTAAACATAAGTTCAACAAAGGAGATGTGGAAGAAGTTATAAGTAGGTTTAACCCATGGAACAATTGCACATATCGCTTGGGAAACAGAACATCTTTACTATTAAATCGGTATTTTAGAACTCCATCAGATTACAATCAAATGCTAGGATATAATTAA